One Streptomyces fagopyri DNA window includes the following coding sequences:
- a CDS encoding UPF0182 family membrane protein produces MPDRGGGPTGPRMRVGRPSRRVRTLLMTLGVLAVLAMAFVMFAGFWTDWLWYRSVHYSSVFTTTLWTKIGLFFVFGLLMAAAVGVNIWLAHRLRPPLSAMSMEQQSLDRYRMGIAPYKRWLLLGVTALVGLIAGASASGQWRTWLMWVNGVPFDQKDPQFHLDVSFYAFDLPWYRFLLGFGFAAAVLSLIAAALTHYLYGGLRITSPGARATAAATGHLSVLLGVFVALKAVAYWLDRYGLAVKSSDFKATGNWTGLRYVDANAYLPAKTILFCIAVICALLFFATLWRRTWQLPVIGFGLMVLSAILIGGLYPAIVQKFQVQPNEQAKEAPYVEKNLKATREAYGIDGTKVSEYAGTSGTKDKTKLRDDADSTASIRIMDPNIVSPTFQQLQQMRNYYAFPTNLDVDRYSKDGKDQDTVIGLRELNLNGIPKNNWINDHFRYTHGYGVVAAKGTTATAGGRPVFTESDLPSKGDLGTYEQRVYYGEKTTQYSIVGGPQKEIDYSDDSGEKTTSYKGGSGVSLSSPVNRAAYAVAFGEPQILYSGAIGEGSRILYNRTPKDRVEAVAPWLTIDGDAYPAVVDGKIQWIVDAYTTTNGYPYASRTTLGDTTADSLTATNNQRAVVAQQNQVNYIRNSVKATVDAYTGDVKLYQWDTKDPVLKTWMKAFPHTVKSKQDISPSLMAHLRYPQDLFKVQRELLTRYHVKDAQTFLSGSEVWQVPDDPSNKSGNAVPPYYLSMKMPDQQAQAFSLTTTFTPNGRDNLSAFMSVNAEAGTSDYGKIRILKLPTSEPVDGPKQVQSQFNSEQTIAESIRLLSGGASEVEYGNLLTIPLDGGLLYVEPVYVRGGGLKYPLLRKVLVTYGGNTAFEDTLDQALNKVFGADVTTTPPSDTGTTKPPTSSNPTVQQALDDAQKAFTEGQDALKKGDWTAYGQAQKDLQDALKRAEDAQDAAGKPSGGSKSGDKAGDKGSDKNGSPSGTPSSDGSSGNS; encoded by the coding sequence ATGCCGGACCGCGGTGGAGGCCCGACGGGGCCACGGATGAGAGTGGGCCGACCCTCCCGGCGTGTCCGGACCCTGCTCATGACCCTGGGCGTGCTGGCCGTGCTGGCCATGGCCTTCGTCATGTTCGCGGGGTTCTGGACGGACTGGCTCTGGTACCGGTCGGTCCACTACTCGTCCGTCTTCACGACGACCCTGTGGACCAAGATCGGACTTTTCTTCGTCTTCGGCCTGCTCATGGCGGCGGCGGTGGGGGTGAACATCTGGCTGGCGCACCGGCTGCGGCCGCCACTGAGCGCCATGTCGATGGAGCAGCAGAGCCTCGACCGCTACCGGATGGGCATCGCGCCCTACAAGAGGTGGCTGCTGCTCGGCGTCACCGCCCTGGTGGGGCTGATCGCGGGCGCGTCCGCGTCCGGCCAGTGGCGCACCTGGCTGATGTGGGTGAACGGAGTCCCCTTCGACCAGAAGGACCCCCAGTTCCACCTCGACGTGTCCTTCTACGCCTTCGACCTGCCCTGGTACCGGTTCCTCCTCGGCTTCGGCTTCGCCGCCGCCGTGCTGTCGCTGATCGCCGCCGCGCTCACGCACTACCTCTACGGAGGACTGCGGATCACCAGCCCGGGGGCGCGTGCCACGGCGGCGGCCACCGGCCACCTCTCGGTGCTCCTCGGTGTCTTCGTCGCGCTGAAGGCGGTCGCCTACTGGCTCGACCGGTACGGACTCGCCGTGAAGTCCAGCGACTTCAAGGCGACCGGGAACTGGACCGGCCTCAGGTACGTCGACGCCAACGCCTACCTGCCCGCCAAGACGATCCTCTTCTGCATCGCCGTCATCTGCGCACTGCTGTTCTTCGCCACCCTGTGGCGGCGCACCTGGCAGCTGCCCGTGATCGGCTTCGGCCTGATGGTGCTCTCCGCGATCCTCATCGGCGGCCTGTACCCGGCGATCGTCCAGAAGTTCCAGGTCCAGCCGAACGAGCAGGCCAAGGAAGCGCCGTACGTCGAGAAGAACCTGAAGGCGACGCGCGAGGCCTACGGCATCGACGGCACCAAGGTCTCGGAGTACGCGGGGACGAGCGGCACCAAGGACAAGACCAAGCTGCGCGATGACGCCGACTCCACGGCGAGCATCCGGATCATGGACCCGAACATCGTCTCCCCGACGTTCCAGCAGCTGCAGCAGATGAGGAACTACTACGCGTTCCCGACCAACCTGGACGTCGACCGCTACAGCAAGGACGGCAAGGACCAGGACACGGTCATCGGGCTGCGTGAGCTGAACCTCAACGGCATTCCGAAGAACAACTGGATCAACGACCACTTCCGCTACACGCACGGCTACGGCGTGGTCGCCGCCAAGGGCACCACGGCGACCGCCGGCGGCCGGCCCGTCTTCACCGAGTCCGACCTGCCGTCCAAGGGCGACCTCGGGACGTACGAGCAGCGCGTCTACTACGGCGAGAAGACCACCCAGTACTCCATCGTCGGCGGTCCCCAGAAGGAGATCGACTACTCCGACGACAGCGGGGAGAAGACGACCAGCTACAAGGGCGGCAGTGGCGTCAGCCTCTCCAGCCCGGTCAACCGTGCCGCGTACGCGGTCGCGTTCGGTGAGCCGCAGATCCTGTACTCGGGCGCGATCGGCGAGGGTTCCCGGATCCTCTACAACCGCACCCCCAAGGACCGTGTCGAGGCCGTGGCGCCCTGGCTGACCATCGACGGCGACGCCTACCCGGCCGTGGTCGACGGCAAGATCCAGTGGATCGTCGACGCGTACACCACGACCAACGGCTATCCGTACGCCTCCCGCACCACCCTCGGTGACACGACGGCCGACTCGCTCACGGCGACCAACAACCAGCGCGCGGTGGTGGCCCAGCAGAACCAGGTCAACTACATCCGCAACTCCGTGAAGGCCACCGTCGACGCGTACACCGGTGACGTCAAGCTCTACCAGTGGGACACCAAGGACCCGGTCCTCAAGACCTGGATGAAGGCGTTCCCGCACACGGTGAAGTCGAAGCAGGACATCTCACCCTCGCTGATGGCCCATCTCCGCTACCCGCAGGACCTGTTCAAGGTCCAGCGGGAACTGCTCACCCGCTACCACGTGAAGGACGCGCAGACGTTCCTCAGCGGCAGCGAGGTGTGGCAGGTCCCCGACGACCCGAGCAACAAGTCGGGCAACGCGGTACCGCCGTACTACCTGAGCATGAAGATGCCCGACCAGCAGGCGCAGGCGTTCTCGCTGACGACGACGTTCACGCCGAACGGCCGGGACAACCTGAGCGCCTTCATGTCGGTCAACGCCGAGGCGGGCACCAGCGACTACGGCAAGATCAGAATCCTGAAACTGCCGACGAGCGAACCCGTCGACGGACCCAAACAGGTCCAGAGCCAGTTCAACTCCGAACAGACCATCGCCGAGTCCATCAGACTCCTCAGCGGCGGCGCCTCGGAGGTCGAGTACGGCAACCTGCTGACGATTCCGCTCGACGGAGGACTGCTCTACGTGGAGCCCGTCTACGTACGGGGTGGTGGACTCAAGTACCCGTTGCTGCGCAAGGTGCTGGTGACCTACGGAGGCAACACCGCCTTCGAGGACACGCTCGACCAAGCCCTCAACAAGGTGTTCGGGGCGGACGTCACGACCACCCCACCGAGCGACACGGGCACCACGAAACCACCGACATCGAGCAACCCCACGGTCCAGCAGGCGCTCGACGACGCCCAGAAGGCCTTCACCGAGGGCCAGGACGCCCTCAAGAAGGGCGACTGGACGGCGTACGGCCAGGCGCAGAAGGACCTTCAGGACGCTCTGAAGAGGGCTGAGGACGCCCAGGACGCGGCCGGCAAGCCCAGCGGCGGCAGCAAGAGCGGCGACAAGGCCGGCGACAAGGGCAGCGACAAGAACGGCAGCCCGAGCGGCACTCCCAGCAGCGACGGGAGCTCCGGGAACAGCTGA
- a CDS encoding PPA1309 family protein: protein MSNTPMAASPLTRVVLEIDEYASGLGWDQPARLFALVDTARLRTQEPGLAAQLGLQDEPESTALTPVEQDEIPAGKPLDEFLGTIAWPDAVVGCALTVERLMLPPSAEASVPEGLSDKKLAKWVAEHPDRQEVRMTVGVLRDGTRDSALRLREKDAATEVLTGAGLVPGLAEALSATFAE, encoded by the coding sequence ATGTCCAACACTCCCATGGCAGCGAGCCCGCTCACCCGGGTCGTACTCGAGATCGACGAGTACGCCTCAGGCCTCGGCTGGGACCAGCCCGCCCGCCTCTTCGCCCTCGTAGACACCGCACGACTGCGCACCCAGGAACCCGGCCTCGCGGCCCAGCTCGGACTGCAGGACGAGCCCGAGAGCACCGCTCTCACCCCCGTCGAGCAGGACGAGATCCCTGCCGGCAAGCCGCTGGACGAGTTCCTCGGCACCATCGCCTGGCCCGACGCCGTGGTCGGCTGTGCGCTGACCGTGGAGCGGCTGATGCTGCCGCCGTCCGCGGAGGCCTCCGTTCCGGAGGGGCTGAGCGACAAGAAGCTCGCGAAGTGGGTCGCCGAGCATCCGGACCGCCAGGAGGTACGGATGACGGTCGGCGTCCTGCGCGACGGCACCCGTGACTCGGCGCTGCGGCTGCGCGAGAAGGACGCGGCGACGGAGGTGCTGACGGGGGCGGGCCTGGTGCCGGGGCTCGCCGAGGCGCTGTCGGCGACGTTCGCGGAGTAG
- a CDS encoding YlbL family protein encodes MPRRTATMLASTLILIALLCAGVFIPVPYSEMSPGPTVNTLGDHEGEPVLQISGRKTYPTTGHLNMTTVRVTSADYRMNLIEAVYGWLAHDNKIVPHDTLYPDGKTEEQSTQENAEEFSQSQESAKVAALKELNIPVKSWVIVSTVVKGSPAEGRLHAGDVIKKVDGTAVKAPDDVAKLVTRHKPGEKVVFTVVPAKEQAAAEKANKTATETQDVTITTAKSADKGAARAIVGISAGTDHTFPFTIDIKLADVGGPSAGLMFALGIVDKLTPDNLTGGKFVAGTGTIDDGGTVGPIGGIEMKTVGAREKGAQYFLTPKDNCAAAAKDTPEGLTLVKVNTIDDAMSALKDIKSGKTADLPKCTAK; translated from the coding sequence ATGCCACGCCGCACCGCGACGATGCTCGCCTCCACTCTGATCCTGATCGCGCTCCTGTGCGCGGGAGTGTTCATCCCCGTGCCGTACTCGGAGATGTCACCGGGACCGACGGTGAACACGCTGGGCGACCACGAGGGCGAGCCGGTGCTGCAGATCTCCGGGCGCAAGACGTATCCGACCACCGGACACCTGAACATGACCACCGTCCGGGTGACCAGCGCCGACTACCGGATGAACCTGATCGAGGCCGTCTACGGCTGGCTGGCGCACGACAACAAGATCGTCCCGCACGACACGCTCTACCCCGACGGGAAGACCGAGGAGCAGTCGACCCAGGAGAACGCCGAGGAGTTCAGCCAGTCCCAGGAGAGCGCCAAGGTCGCGGCCCTGAAGGAGCTGAACATCCCGGTGAAGTCCTGGGTGATCGTCTCCACGGTCGTCAAGGGCTCCCCGGCCGAGGGACGCCTGCACGCCGGAGACGTGATCAAGAAGGTCGACGGTACGGCGGTCAAGGCGCCCGACGACGTCGCGAAGCTGGTCACCCGCCACAAGCCCGGCGAGAAGGTCGTCTTCACGGTCGTGCCCGCCAAGGAGCAGGCCGCCGCGGAGAAGGCGAACAAGACGGCGACCGAGACGCAGGACGTCACGATCACCACGGCGAAGTCCGCCGACAAGGGCGCGGCCCGCGCCATCGTCGGCATCTCGGCCGGAACGGACCACACCTTCCCGTTCACCATCGACATCAAGCTCGCCGACGTCGGCGGACCGAGCGCCGGCCTGATGTTCGCGCTCGGCATCGTGGACAAGCTGACCCCGGACAACCTCACCGGCGGCAAGTTCGTGGCCGGCACCGGCACCATCGACGACGGCGGCACCGTCGGCCCGATCGGCGGCATCGAGATGAAGACGGTCGGCGCGCGCGAGAAGGGCGCCCAGTACTTCCTGACGCCCAAGGACAACTGCGCGGCCGCCGCCAAGGACACCCCCGAGGGGCTCACGCTCGTCAAGGTCAACACCATCGACGACGCGATGAGCGCCCTCAAGGACATCAAATCCGGCAAGACGGCCGACCTGCCGAAGTGCACGGCCAAGTAG
- a CDS encoding molybdenum cofactor biosynthesis protein MoaE: MAPDFEHPGERAAQDPVRLVAVRDEPLSLDEVFRAVGDDAAGGTALFVGTVRDHDGGADVAGLGYSSHPSAEAEIRRIAEKVVAEYPVRALAAVHRVGDLAVGDLAVVVAVSCPHRAEAFAACRRLIDDLKHEVPIWKHQKFSDGTEEWVGAC; encoded by the coding sequence ATGGCACCTGACTTTGAACATCCCGGAGAGCGGGCGGCGCAGGATCCCGTCCGGCTGGTGGCGGTCCGTGACGAACCGCTCTCCCTTGACGAGGTCTTCCGGGCCGTCGGGGACGACGCCGCCGGAGGGACCGCGCTGTTCGTGGGCACCGTGCGGGACCACGACGGCGGTGCCGACGTCGCGGGACTGGGGTATTCGAGCCACCCCAGTGCCGAGGCGGAGATCCGCAGGATCGCCGAGAAAGTGGTCGCCGAGTACCCCGTACGGGCGCTGGCCGCCGTGCACCGCGTCGGAGACCTGGCCGTCGGGGACCTCGCGGTCGTCGTCGCCGTGTCGTGTCCGCACCGCGCCGAGGCCTTCGCGGCGTGCCGCAGACTGATCGACGATCTCAAGCACGAGGTGCCCATCTGGAAGCATCAGAAATTCTCCGACGGCACGGAGGAATGGGTCGGAGCCTGCTGA
- a CDS encoding SDR family oxidoreductase — translation MSSPDPQVRAARNHSTSPLPRGPVVAVTGAASGVGAMLTERLAASEEIKQVIAMDERRGECAGAQWYILDVRDPAIAEKLRGADVVVHLALDLDLETDAAARTAYNVRGTQTVLTAAAAAGVHRVVLCTSAMVYGALPDNELPLSEDAELRATAEATGVGDLLEIERLARRAPRAHPGLNVTVVRPGVLVGGGTDTALTRYFESPRLLVVAGSRPAWQFCHVEDLCSALEYAVLEKVDGELAVGCDGWLEQEEVEELSGIRRMELPSAVALGAAARLHRIGLTPSPAGDLAYTMYPWVVSGSRLHDAGWRPRWTNEEVLAELLEEVAGRHTVAGRRLGRKDATAAGAAGATVALLGTAAIVRRARKARRRI, via the coding sequence GTGAGTTCCCCAGATCCACAGGTTCGCGCAGCGCGAAACCACTCAACCAGCCCGCTCCCGCGCGGGCCCGTCGTCGCGGTCACCGGAGCCGCGTCCGGCGTGGGCGCGATGCTCACCGAGCGGCTCGCCGCCAGTGAGGAGATCAAGCAGGTCATCGCCATGGACGAGCGCCGTGGCGAGTGCGCGGGCGCCCAGTGGTACATCCTCGACGTGCGCGACCCGGCGATCGCGGAGAAGCTGCGCGGAGCCGACGTCGTGGTGCATCTCGCACTCGATCTCGACCTGGAGACGGACGCGGCCGCCCGTACGGCCTACAACGTCCGGGGGACGCAGACCGTACTCACGGCCGCCGCCGCGGCCGGGGTGCACCGGGTCGTGCTGTGCACCTCCGCGATGGTGTACGGGGCGCTGCCCGACAACGAGCTGCCGCTCTCCGAGGACGCCGAGCTGCGGGCGACCGCCGAGGCGACCGGGGTGGGCGACCTCCTGGAGATCGAGCGGCTCGCGCGGCGGGCTCCCCGCGCGCACCCCGGGCTCAATGTCACCGTCGTGCGCCCCGGAGTGCTGGTCGGTGGCGGTACCGACACCGCGCTGACCAGGTATTTCGAGTCGCCGCGGCTCCTTGTGGTGGCCGGGTCCCGGCCCGCCTGGCAGTTCTGCCACGTCGAGGACCTGTGCAGTGCCCTGGAGTACGCCGTTCTGGAGAAGGTGGACGGGGAGCTGGCCGTCGGGTGCGACGGGTGGCTGGAGCAGGAAGAGGTCGAGGAGCTGAGCGGGATCCGGCGGATGGAGCTGCCCTCCGCCGTCGCCCTGGGCGCGGCGGCCCGGCTTCACCGGATCGGGCTCACCCCCTCACCGGCCGGTGACCTGGCCTACACGATGTACCCCTGGGTGGTGAGCGGCAGCCGGCTGCACGACGCCGGGTGGCGGCCGCGGTGGACCAACGAGGAGGTCCTCGCGGAGCTGCTGGAGGAGGTCGCAGGGCGGCACACGGTGGCCGGGCGGCGGCTGGGCCGCAAGGACGCGACGGCGGCGGGGGCCGCGGGAGCGACGGTGGCGTTGCTCGGCACGGCGGCGATCGTACGCAGGGCGCGGAAGGCCCGGCGCAGGATCTGA
- a CDS encoding zinc-dependent metalloprotease, with amino-acid sequence MSDTPFGFGLPPEEPENGDEGKKKDQQSGGGQGPFGFGPPGAGGPGADNPLAAMFGSMNPNDLGAAFQQLGQMLSYEGGPVNWDMAKQIARQTVSQGTSDGTKDASVGPAERTAVQEAVRLADLWLDDATSLPSGAGTAVAWSRAEWVEATLPVWKELVDPVAERVGAAMGDVLPEEMQAMAGPLIGMMRSMGGAMFGTQIGQAVGVLAGEVVGSTDIGLPLGPAGKAALLPLNIASFGKDLGISEDEVRLYLALREAAHQRLFAHVPWLRSHLFGAVEGYARGIKVDTAKLEDVVGQLDPQNPEQLQDALQQGMFQPEDTPAQKAALARLETALALVEGWVDAVVHAAAKPRLTSADALRETLRRRRATGGPAEQTFATLIGLELRPRRLRDASRLWASLTDARGVDGRDGLWAHPDMLPNASDLDDPDGFVHREQLDFSELDKMLGEAASGSAERPNLTKDDGKPGRDDQDGDGGVDGKSDGAE; translated from the coding sequence GTGAGTGACACCCCATTCGGATTCGGCCTTCCGCCGGAGGAGCCGGAGAACGGCGACGAGGGCAAGAAGAAGGACCAGCAGAGCGGTGGTGGTCAGGGACCGTTCGGTTTCGGGCCGCCCGGAGCCGGCGGTCCCGGCGCCGACAATCCGCTCGCAGCCATGTTCGGCTCCATGAACCCCAACGACCTGGGCGCCGCGTTCCAGCAGCTGGGCCAGATGCTCTCGTACGAGGGCGGCCCGGTGAACTGGGACATGGCCAAGCAGATCGCCCGCCAGACGGTCTCCCAGGGCACCTCCGACGGCACCAAGGACGCGAGTGTCGGCCCCGCCGAGCGCACCGCGGTCCAGGAGGCCGTCCGTCTGGCCGATCTGTGGCTGGACGACGCGACCTCCCTGCCGTCCGGCGCAGGCACCGCCGTGGCCTGGAGCCGCGCGGAGTGGGTCGAGGCGACCCTGCCGGTGTGGAAGGAGCTCGTGGACCCGGTCGCCGAGCGCGTCGGCGCGGCCATGGGCGACGTCCTGCCGGAGGAGATGCAGGCCATGGCGGGCCCGCTCATCGGCATGATGCGCTCCATGGGCGGCGCCATGTTCGGCACGCAGATCGGGCAGGCCGTCGGGGTGCTCGCGGGCGAGGTCGTCGGTTCCACCGACATCGGCCTGCCGCTCGGCCCGGCCGGCAAGGCCGCGCTGCTGCCGCTGAACATCGCGTCGTTCGGCAAGGACCTCGGCATCAGCGAGGACGAGGTGCGGCTCTACCTCGCCCTGCGCGAGGCCGCCCACCAGCGGCTCTTCGCGCACGTGCCGTGGCTGCGCTCGCACCTCTTCGGCGCCGTCGAGGGCTACGCGCGCGGGATCAAGGTCGACACGGCCAAGCTGGAGGACGTGGTCGGCCAGCTCGACCCGCAGAACCCGGAGCAGTTGCAGGACGCCCTCCAGCAGGGCATGTTCCAGCCGGAGGACACGCCCGCGCAGAAGGCCGCGCTGGCCCGTCTGGAGACGGCGCTCGCACTCGTCGAGGGCTGGGTCGACGCGGTCGTGCACGCGGCCGCGAAGCCGCGCCTGACGTCCGCGGACGCGTTGCGCGAGACGCTGCGCCGCCGCCGGGCGACGGGCGGTCCCGCCGAGCAGACGTTCGCCACGCTCATCGGCCTGGAGCTGCGCCCGCGCAGGCTGCGGGACGCCTCCCGGCTGTGGGCCTCGCTCACCGACGCGCGCGGTGTCGACGGCCGGGACGGCCTGTGGGCCCACCCGGACATGCTGCCGAACGCGTCCGACCTGGACGACCCGGACGGCTTCGTGCACCGCGAGCAGCTGGACTTCTCCGAGCTCGACAAGATGCTCGGCGAGGCGGCGTCGGGTTCCGCCGAACGGCCGAACCTGACGAAGGACGACGGCAAGCCAGGCCGGGACGACCAGGACGGCGACGGCGGCGTCGACGGCAAGAGCGACGGCGCCGAGTGA
- a CDS encoding NUDIX hydrolase, whose amino-acid sequence MTLHDDAVLVLKGYEGQEELRQVYLDHLSAHPDGMWKSCTAGHVTASALVVDPEGGRVLLTLHRKLRMWLQMGGHCEPGDPTLASAARREAAEESGIEGLTLLPGGPVTLDRHAIPAPCNWHLDVQYAALAPAGSVAAISDESLDLRWFRYDEVAEVADASVVRLLDATRARLSV is encoded by the coding sequence GTGACCCTCCACGACGACGCGGTCCTCGTACTGAAGGGTTACGAGGGCCAGGAAGAGCTGCGGCAGGTGTATCTGGACCACCTGTCCGCGCACCCGGACGGCATGTGGAAGTCGTGCACGGCGGGGCATGTCACGGCGAGCGCGCTGGTCGTGGACCCCGAGGGCGGCCGTGTCCTGCTGACGCTGCACCGCAAGTTGCGGATGTGGCTTCAGATGGGCGGCCACTGCGAGCCGGGTGACCCGACGCTGGCGTCGGCCGCGCGGCGCGAGGCGGCCGAGGAGTCCGGCATCGAGGGTCTGACGCTGCTGCCGGGCGGTCCCGTGACCCTGGACCGGCACGCCATCCCGGCGCCGTGCAACTGGCACCTGGACGTCCAGTACGCCGCGCTGGCCCCGGCCGGGTCCGTGGCGGCGATCAGTGACGAGTCCCTCGACCTGCGCTGGTTCCGCTACGACGAGGTCGCGGAGGTGGCCGACGCGTCGGTCGTGCGCCTGCTGGACGCGACCCGCGCGAGGCTCTCGGTCTGA
- a CDS encoding AIM24 family protein yields MQSPLFGYNEQQTQERYSLQNSQMLRVVMEGHDDILARKGTMVAYQGLVEFDAEYQNNSQHRARAYTGEGLDLMRCHGQGTVYLANLAQHVHVVDVDQDGLTVDSSYVLAMDSALHHEVIAVDSQYGISGSGKYQLNITGRGKVALMTSGAPLMMQVTPDKYVNCDADAIVAWSTGLRVQMQAQTHSSGVWRRRGNTGEGWELSFMGQGYALVQPSEMLPPQNAAIGQGLRAQYGMGQQGVHAQNQGNAWS; encoded by the coding sequence ATGCAGAGCCCGCTTTTCGGCTACAACGAACAGCAGACCCAGGAGCGCTACAGCCTGCAGAACTCGCAGATGCTGCGGGTCGTCATGGAGGGCCACGACGACATCCTGGCCCGCAAGGGCACGATGGTCGCCTACCAGGGGCTCGTCGAGTTCGACGCCGAGTACCAGAACAACAGCCAGCACCGCGCGCGTGCGTACACCGGTGAGGGACTTGACCTGATGCGCTGCCACGGGCAGGGGACGGTCTACCTCGCGAACCTCGCCCAGCACGTGCATGTGGTCGACGTGGACCAGGACGGCCTCACCGTCGACAGCAGCTATGTGCTGGCCATGGACTCCGCGCTGCACCACGAGGTGATCGCCGTGGACAGTCAGTACGGCATCTCCGGATCCGGCAAGTACCAGCTCAACATCACCGGACGCGGCAAGGTCGCCCTGATGACCTCGGGGGCGCCGCTGATGATGCAGGTCACGCCCGACAAGTACGTCAACTGCGACGCCGACGCCATCGTCGCGTGGTCCACCGGCCTGCGGGTGCAGATGCAGGCGCAGACGCACTCCTCCGGGGTGTGGCGGCGGCGCGGCAACACCGGCGAGGGCTGGGAGCTCAGCTTCATGGGCCAGGGGTACGCGCTCGTCCAGCCCAGCGAGATGCTGCCGCCGCAGAACGCGGCGATCGGCCAGGGACTGCGTGCCCAGTACGGCATGGGACAGCAGGGCGTCCACGCACAGAACCAGGGCAACGCCTGGAGCTGA
- a CDS encoding AIM24 family protein: MNQPLTGYAPAPVTARMENHGNHMLKVAMQTGSDLFARVGSMVAYEGFVQYEPNPPAVRQIARDWMTGEGAPLMRCHGDGLLYLADYGANVVVINLNGDAISVNATNLLAFDAHLTWGVERVKGLAKFAGQGLWNTKISGQGWVALTSRGEPIVVDCGGGEDETYVDPDALVAWSPNLKVKGKRSFKAQSLIGRGSGEAYQMAFSGQGIVVVQPSEDSTDRLRIRG; this comes from the coding sequence ATGAACCAGCCACTTACGGGCTACGCCCCGGCACCCGTCACCGCCCGCATGGAGAACCACGGCAATCACATGCTGAAGGTCGCCATGCAGACCGGAAGCGACCTCTTCGCGCGCGTCGGCTCGATGGTCGCCTACGAGGGCTTCGTCCAGTACGAGCCCAACCCGCCCGCGGTCCGGCAGATCGCGCGGGACTGGATGACCGGCGAGGGCGCGCCCCTCATGAGGTGCCACGGCGACGGTCTGCTGTATCTCGCCGACTACGGGGCGAACGTCGTCGTCATCAACCTCAACGGGGACGCGATCTCCGTGAACGCCACCAACCTGCTCGCCTTCGACGCGCACCTCACCTGGGGCGTCGAGCGCGTCAAGGGGCTCGCCAAGTTCGCCGGCCAGGGCCTGTGGAACACCAAGATCTCCGGCCAGGGCTGGGTCGCGCTGACCTCCCGCGGGGAACCGATCGTGGTCGACTGCGGGGGCGGCGAGGACGAGACCTACGTCGATCCGGACGCGCTGGTCGCCTGGTCCCCGAACCTCAAGGTGAAGGGCAAGCGCAGCTTCAAGGCACAGTCGCTGATCGGCCGCGGCAGCGGCGAGGCGTACCAGATGGCGTTCTCCGGGCAGGGCATCGTCGTCGTCCAGCCCAGCGAGGACAGCACCGACCGCCTCCGGATCCGGGGCTGA